The genomic window CCAGGATGAATCGAACCAGACCAATCTATCCATATCAAGCCTTCGAATGACCTTGCTGCTGTCATCGAACCATTCGATGGTTACATCGTCCATCATTTCAGTTTTGCCATTGAAAAAGCCTATATCCAGTATTGACCCGTCCGGTGACCTGTGGGCGAAATTACTTCTTCTCGAGTAATTTATGGGTTCCTGACCGTCTATTTCAACTCTTTTTATCTGTGTCTGCTGGTATGTGGCATTGGAGACTATGAAGTCACCGATGCCAAGTTCGAAGATCGATGTGAGCGCGCCAACGACGAGCAGCGGAAGGAATATCCTGGGTACGCTTATTCCCGCGCCCCTCATTGCCACCAGCTCGTTTCTTCTGGAAAGGGATGAAATCAGAAACAGTGAACTTAGAAGAACGGCTACCGGAAGCACCAGCACTATGATATAGGGCAGTCCGTAGAAGTAGTAGGTCAGAAAAGCTCCCATGGAAACATCTTTATCAACCCATCTTGTGAAATGATCGAAGGCGTCTACACTTACAAAGATGATGACGAATGAGGAAACCGAAATAAGTATCATTTTGATGAATCTCAATGCAAGGTAACGGTCAAGTATTCTGAATATCATCTTGAACCGCGATCCCGCATACCATTGGAAGCATTTATTTCATGCCTGCCGCTGAATCTTCTGAAAAAAGATACTAATGCTGCGGTCAGCCTTCCCAGAGGCAGCGGGTTGCCTTCATGGAGGCTCCTGATGGTCAGAACTGTCCCAAAGGCGCCCAGTATGATATTCGGCAGCCACATTGAGAGGAATGCGGACATCATCCTTCTGTCCGCAAGCTGTTCTCCGGCTATGAGGAAAAGGTAGTAGACAAGAATAACCAGCAAGCTTACTCCAAGTGCAATACCGGCGTTGCCCTTCCTGGTTGACAACCCAAGCGGGATACCAAGAAGCACGAATACTATACACGCAAAAGGTATGGAGTATTTTTTCTGTATTTCCACCCTGTATCTGCTTATGCTCCGCTGCAGTGAAGCCTTTCTGTCCGCCAGGATACGAAGGTCACTTGATTGCTGCGCCATGAAATTCCTTGACAGATTGAAGTATGTGCGAGCGTCAACGCTGTCAGGAGGAGGAAAGATACCCCTTCCTCTGGATATTGATGAATCATTCATCATGGCAAGAATGGGGGCGCTGCCGGTGCAGATAAGTGAATCCTCGAATGTATCAGCCTGCATCTGAAGAGAATCAACAAGAGCTCGCATATGGCCCGCGGAAAGCTCCCTGTCCCCACGGTTGTCCCTGTTCTGCCTGATCAGCTCTTCGGATCTGGTTATTTCAACGGTATATATCGCGAAATCCAGTTTTCTGTACTCACCTGATTCCGATAGTTCATGCATCTGTCCATCGGTGAGGAGAAGACGGAAACGGTTCGCGGAAACCGGCTCCATTTTCCCCTTGAGGGCTGTGATCGTTCTCCCGGGCATGCCGGGAATCCGTTCATGTATAACAACATTCGACAGTTCGCCGGTTAAGTCATCCTTTTCTTCGACAATTATCCTGTAATTCTCGATATCTTCCACGAACATCCCCGGGATGATCTTGGCGGCCGGTCGCATGGTGCCGATATCAAGAAGGAGGTTCTTGGCGAGGTGGTTCGCGTCCGGCAGAACGTAGTTATTGAAAAGTACCATGGTTGCAGCGAGGACAATTGCGGCCAGCATGAGGGGTTTGATCAGCATGAAGATGCTTATGCCCGATGATTTCATTGCGGTCACTTCAAGGTCGGATTCCATTCTGCCAACCGCCATGAGCACACCGGCCAGAACTCCCATGGGGATCACGACCGCCACCATTGAGGGAAGCAGCAGCAGGAAAACTTCCACAACGGTTCTTACCGGTACCCCTTTGCTTACTATCATATCGAGAAGATCCAGCAGTTTGTCCAGCAGCATTACAAAGGTGAAGATACCCGCGGAAAGAAGAAAGGGTGAAATGAATTCCCTTAATGTGTAAACTTGCAGTTTTTTCATATACATCTCATTATAGGCTTTCAGAAAAATCGGACAATATGGCAATTATACCCTTTATCAGTTTATCTTTCCACTGCATGCAGCTGGAACCATAAGCAACCGGGGGACTAGTATCCTGATATGAGAATAAGAACCGGAACTTTACCATGGATAACATTGTTTGTACTGGTTACAGCCGCGGGAGCGGTAGGAGTGCGGGCTCCCAGGCTTATTCCAGTTTACCCATGGGAGACTGAATACTCTACCGATCTGCTCGTTTCTCCGGGTGTATCCTGGCGCCTTGTAAACTCTTTCCGAAACCATTTCATATGCTGGCGGCTTTTTCATGGTACCATTCCGGTCTCCACACAGGGTTGTTCTCCTCTTGAGGACATGAATCTTCGGTCAATGGAATGGAAACTCCGTGATACCTGGACTGCTATGAACAGGAATAATTGTATGCGAACAACAAGGGATCAGGGATCCCTTGTGCCTACAATTTACCTGCCGCTGGACATGCCCCCGATACTCGCGGGAGCTATCGGAGAAGGCGGACAGATAGATATCAGCGGTTATCAGAAAATCACTCTTTCCGGGGTATCCCACTACAGACCAAACGCGGTACAGATGGAGGGTGAGAGTCAATCCCTCTTTCCCGACCTGAAGATGGAGCAGGAACTGCGGGTTCAGCTGGAAGGAACCATCGGCGAGAAGATACATGTCGATGTTGACCATGACAGCCGGAGGAGCTTCGGCCCTCAGAGCAGCCTGAGTCTGCGGTACGAAGGATACGAGGACGAGATAATACAGAGTATCGAGATGGGCGACATCAGCCTTTCAATAACCGGGCCGGAATTCGTTTCTTACAGTATTCCACACCAAGGATTATTCGGCGCCAAGATACTTGCCCAGGTTGGTCCCGTTGAATTCACAACCATCGCGAGCCGGCAAGCCGGGTCCACTGAATCCTCAGAATTCGTTGGTCAGGCTATCATGGTTGAAGACAGCATTCTCGATATACATCCGGCAGACAATTACTTCTTCTACACACTGCCGGATTCCCAGCAGCAACCCCAAATAGTATCGATCAGGGTTTTTCAGGATGACCTCGATGGAACGAACAATCAGGAAACAGGGGCCGTTGAGGGAGCATGGTTCATCGAGGGCACGGGAGAGACTGGCAACGGTTATTGGGACGAACTTCAGCCCGGTCTGGACCTGGATTACGTTCTGGTTGATTCATCCACAACCATCCGTTTCAGAAGACCTGTGAACAACAATTACAGGATAGCTGTCTGGATGGTCACAGCCGAGGGTGACACAATAGGTAATGCCAGTACGGGTACTGACTGGAATCTGAAACTGATAAAACAGAGCAATCCTCTGCCCGATTATTCAACCTGGAGTTACGAATTACGGAACAGGTACTTCCTCGGTGCAAACAACATCGTTCGGGAAAGCTTCAACTGCAGCATATACCTTGACAGGTCGGGAGAGGATCCTGTCCAGAGTCAGGAGGGAGTTCCGTTCATTGAACTTCTGGGGCTTGACACAAACGGGGACGGTTCTCTCGCGGACGAAGAGAACGCTGTTGACTGGGACAACGGTTTCCTCGTGTTCCCCGAAACCAGACCTTTCACTGATCCGGTACTGAATGTTACGAATCCGGCAGTTTACAATGAGAACAATCCCCTCCCGACGCAGAGCAAGTATTTCATTGAAGTGAGCTACAGGGCGGCTTCGACTACATATTCACTCGGACGGATGGGGATAATACCCGGAAGTGAAAGCGTTACTCTTTCAGTAGCGGGAACTACAAGAACCCTGGCTAAGGATGTAGACTACACGATTATCTACGAAATCGGGCTGCTGACCCTTATGGGAGAGGCTGCCGAGGATGCCCAGAATCCCAGCAACACACTGCGTGTCACATTCGAATACCTTCCCCTTTTCGCCGCCCAGAAGAAGACCCTGATAGGATCCAGGGCCGTTTACAGTATAGGATCGGATTCATGGCTGGGAGCCACGGTAATGTTCGAGAGCGCCAGCACCCCCGGCGACAGGCCCAGGGTAAGTGAAGAATCCACAAGGACTCTGGTTGCCGATATTGATGCCCATCTCGAGACAAAACCTGAATTCCTCACGGATTTTGCGAATATGATTCCCGGAATAACTACCGAGGCCGAAAGCAAAGCCATCATCTCGGGAGAAATAGCCATGAGTTTTCCTAATCCAAATGTTGACGGCATAGCTTACGTTGATGATATGGAGGGTACGGAAACAGCATTCCCTGTGGGGCAGAGCAGAGCCGCATGGCATCTGTCAAGTATTCCTGTTACACAGGTATCTCCCGAATTTCCAGTTGGAGAAATCAGGTGGTACAACACCTACCGGAGATGGAAACTTGAGGACATTGTGCCGAACGTTACCGGCAGACAGGAAGATAATTATGTGAATAATATTCTGGAACTCTATTTCCAGCCAAAGGATGACAGCGAATACTCATGGGGCGGCATTCAAAGGTGTATGGACAAATACGGGCTGGATTTTTCCAGGAAAACTCATCTCAGGATGTACATAAGGGTTACGGGTTCAGCCCAGAGCGGAAATATCTGTCTTGATCTGGGCGAGAGGATAGATGAGGATTCCTACTGGCTTGAGAGGACGGCCGGGGAACTTGTCAGAAGGGCCAACGGTGAGCTGGACACAGAGGATATTAACACTGACGGTATCCTGTCGAACGACGAGGATACTGGCCTGGACAATCTCTGGGATGATGAGGAGAACCCTCCAGAGGGGGGTGATCCTAATATGGATAACTACCATTACGACGGAAACGAGCCACCTTCTGAAAGATACGACAGAATAAACGGTACTCAGAATAACGATCTTCTTGATACGGAGGATCTTAACAGAAACGGTATACTCGACCGGTCCAATTCGTTTTTCAGAATCCATATACCTATAGACGATCCGGATTACATTGTGTCCGGACCAAATGCGAATGGATGGATGCTTATAGAGATCCCCCTTGAGGACACTTCAGTCGTTTCCGTACCCGGATTTGTAACTGGTACACCCACATGGGAGAAGATAAGCTACGCGAGGCTGTGGGTGGATGGTTTCGCAGATGCTGATACTGTACAGATATACGACCTCGAGGTAGTCGGAAACAGGTGGGAGGAGAAAGGTGTATTACTCGCGGACTCAATTGGTTTGCCCGTACTGAAATCGGAAAAAATGTACGTTTCCACGGTTAACAACAAGGATAATCCTGAGTACGCCAACGATCCCCCTCCCGGTGTGGATACAGGAAAGGACGAGTACGGTGACCCAAGGCTTGAGCAGTCCATCTCTCTGGAGGCCGAGAATATTTGCTCCGGACACTACGGTCTTGCCACACAGAGTTTTTACAGCGGAGAGGATTATACCGGCTACAAGCAGATCCGATTCCTTGTGCACGGTGAAGAACTGTACGATTCAGACCTTATTTACAGGCTGGGAACCGACAGCCTTAATTACTACGAGATAGGAGTCGATTTAAAACCCGGCTGGCAGATAGTGGAGATCAGTCTTGATGATCTTGTTGGTCTGAAGGCCGTAAAAGATCAATTGGAACTGGAGTATATAAAGGAAGGCAATCTGGCAGTACGGGGTTCCCCTAATTTCGCGAAGATCATGGAGATGAGTCTGGGGCTGCAGAACAATTCGGCGACCCCGTTGAACACCACGGTATGGGTTGACGATATTACTTTGAACCAGCCCTGGAGCAATTCAGGGACAGCGCATAGAGTAACAATGGGTCTTGATGTAGCAGATTTTCTATCCCTCAGCGGTGATTACAGGGAGGTAGACTCCGATTTTCACGGACTTGGAAGCAGGTCCGGGCAGGGAAATACGAAAACTACATATAATGCAGGGGCAACGATGTACATCAACCGATTTACGCCTCCCCTCTGGGCTCTTTACGCCCCTGCTAATTTCGCGTGGTCACTGAATATCTCCAAACCGGTATTTCAATCCGGTTCCGACTTCCGTCTCAGCGATGATGAATCATGGGATGAGCGAACACAGAGTAGAGGTTGGAGTACAGGTTTTCAACTCAGGAAAAACAGTTCATCTGAATCCTTTTTTAGCAGGTATCTTATTGATCCGTTCCGATTCACACATACATATTCCAGAGGATACGGTTTGACACCCTCAAGCAGGGATACATCAAGTATGGCGGATGGAGCATTGTCATACGAAATCAGTCCCGGACGAATGCAGCTTCTTGATCTTCCGGTTATTGAGTATTTCAGAATAAGACCCACCCGGGTGAGCTGGTCCCTTTCGCGAAGGAACAATTGGGACACCAGGTGGAGTTTTGTAAATGACGATACAGTGCAGACCCGGGCTACTATATTGAGAACTCTGTCCTCCAACGGGGCGATTACCTTCAACCCCTGGAAAGGATTATCCGCAAGCGGTTCACTTGGCCTTGTCAGGGATCTTCTGTACCCCTGGGAGGGAAGTACAGGAATGAACGTCGGACGGGAGATATCAAGGAATCAGAGTATCAGCGTATCCCAGGATATTAATCTGTTTGATTATCTGAATCCCAGATTTTCTTTTGATTCCCACTACGGGCAGTCAAGGCTTGCTCCCCATACTTTGTCAGGGGCGGATTCTCTTGGACTGCAAAGGTATTCAGTTTCAGCCACCAGGAGAGTAAATGTAAGGATTGGATTTGTTCATACGATAAGAAGCCTTGCCAGGTTGCGTGATGAGAGGCTTGATGAGGAAGCTGAAACCGGAAGCCCGAGATGGTTCCTGATTAAGCTTGAACGATGGGCTAACATGATCAATGATCCGAACATTACCTATTCGGAAACCGAAGGCAGCGAGTATCGGGATATGGAATTCATTCCCGATTGGCGATATCAGACAGGTATCGAGCCTGTACTGGACGATGTCGTTCCTTGGGACAGAACAAAAGGATGGAACCTTCAGGTTTCCGGAGGATTCAGGCCGGTATCTACAATGTCTTTCAGGATTGAGTACAGATCATCTGAAAACAGGAATCTTTATTCCGGGTTCTGGAACAATCAGAGATCGAAAACGTGGCCCTCGGTCTCTTTCTCATGGTCCGGATTGCACAGGATCGCGGGCCTGAGTGATATTATTAGAACAGGTTCTGCCAGCTCAGGATACAGTATTGAGACAACCGAAAGCGGAAGATATGAAAGTGACGTTTATATCCCAACAACTGAAACGAAAAAAGTCAACTGGTCACCGCTCTTCAATATCAGTTTTACACTTCTTAACGATGTGCAGATATCTCTCAGCGATAATGTTACAAATACGGTGATGCAGAGCTTCACGGGAACGCAGGCAAAAACGGAAAGCAGCAACAGCAGCCTTCAATTTCGTATTCAATACTCATTCTGCGCTCCCGGTGGAATAGCCATACCGCTGCCGCTTCTTGACAGACTTCGGATAAGTTTCCGGAGCGACCTTACAACCAGCCTCAACGTAACCAGGTCGAGAACCAGGAGTGAGCTTCTTGGCAGTTCAGTTGGAGCGCAGCTTCAGACCGACAGGGAGGAATGGCGGATAGAACCTGCGGTGAATTATGATTTTGGCACGGTAACCGCAGGTCTTACGGGCATTATCGGCTGGAAAACAGATAGGGTTAACTCTCAGTTTGACCAGCGGGATATCGGTATGAATATCTGGGTAACTATCAATTTCTAAATTCCGCGGGTTTCCATCTGGTCATTTACAACATTTATGTATATGCTCATTGTTGTTCGAACTGGAGGCTACATCTCTAACTGGAATGTACAATAAAGTCTGAACATGTATAATTACAGGGGTGTTACTTGCTACATCAGGATGAGTTGATTTTGGAGGTTTGATGAACATAAAGATCGGCCAGCTACTTCTGAACTCTGGCATTATCTCAAACAAGCAGCTTGAACAGGCTCTCAGTAGACAGAGTGAAGATAATAACAGACTGGGATTCCACCTGGTCCAAATCCAGGCCATTTCCGAAGCTGATCTTAATAAATTTCTTGCAAGACAGCAGAGTATCGAGAGTTCAAATCTCGATAAAGAAGATATCGACGAAGATGTAATTAACCTGATAACAGGTGATATCGCCAGAAGGTATGAAGTTATTCCCATCAATCGAGATGGCAGAAAGCTGATTGTAGCCATGACCGACCCCAACAACCTCTTCGCGATTGACGATCTCAGATTTTCACTGGGAATGGATATTGAACCCCACATATGTGCCTCGAGCATGATAAAACGGGCTCTGTCGAAATTTTACGCTGATTCCGAAGCCATCGTACCGATCGATGAGAAAAACAGGAACAACAGTATACATACTTCTCTTGCGGATATTGATGATGATGGTTTAGATGCGGATGCGGACATGCTTATCGGTGATGAAGTATTTGAATCCATGATTATACAGAGTGATGAGGAAGAGGAAGTAGAGGAAGATGACCTTGATTTTGAAATAGCTGATTCTCCCGTTGTCAAACTCGTAAACAGTCTTATAGCGGATGCTGTAAGAAGGGGGGCCAGCGATATTCACTTCGAACCCTTTGAGAGATTCGTGAGGGTCAGGTTCAGGATAGATGGTGTCCTTCATGAGGTCATGCGTCCCAGCAGGAAATACAGATCAGCTATGGTCAGCCGCCTCAAGATCCTTGGAGGAATGGATATTGCCGACCATAATCTTCCGCAGGATGGAAGGCAGAAGATATTGGTAGGCAAAAGATTTGTTGACCTCAGGCTCGCGACTCTGCCTACGCTTTTCGGTGAGAAAGTTGAAGTGAGGCTTCTTGACCGCAGCGCTGTTATTCTTGACCTTGAGAAGCTTGGATTCGAAGAGGAGCCACTCAAGGAATTCAGAAAAGGCATCAAGAGACCATTTGGAATTGTACTTGTCACCGGGCCTACTGGATGCGGAAAAACAACCACGCTGTATTCCGCCATTACCGAGCTTAACGATATTGGCGTTAACATAATGACCGCTGAGAACCCGGTTGAGTTCAATCTTAAGGGTATTAACCAGGTCCAGATGAATTCCGATGTCGGATTGACTTTCGCCAACGCTCTCAGAGCATACCTGAGGCAGGATCCTGACATAATCATGGTCGGAGAAATAAGGGATAAGGAAACCTGTGAGATCGCTATTAGAGCCGCTCTGACCGGTCACCTGGTGCTTTCAACTACCCATACCAACGATGCTCCAAGCACCATCAACAGGCTGATTGACATGGGTACTGAACCCTTCATGCTCAGTACATCAGTGGTTTGTATAGCCTCTCAGAGGCTTATCCGAAAGATATGTCCCAAATGCAAGACTCAAATACATGTTCCCGATGATGTTTTCGCTGACGCTGGAATTGACGCTGAAAGGTTCAGGAATATCAAATTGTACGAAGGCACAGGCTGTTCGTACTGCAACAATACCGGTTACAAGGGTAGAATTGGTATTTTTGAGGTTATGCGAATAGACGATGACATAAGGCGCCTGATAGAGAGTGATGCCAGCAGCATAGAGCTCGAAAAAGTAGCGCTGGAAAAGGGCATGGTGAACCTCAGAGAAGCTGCTATCAGGAAGCTGGAAACCGGGCTTACTACGTTCGATGAAGTCCTAAGAGAAACAATTGCGAACTCTTAACGGAGGGTATCTTGCTTAGCAGATTGGCGATGATGCTTCTGGAATCCGGAATGGTCACGCAGGATAATATTGACCAGGTCTTGAGCTCGTACGGCCCGGGCGAAATTGAGCTTGCCGACCAGCTGGTTGCGATGGGCGTTGTACCTGAAGACCTTATCACCGAATTCCTGGCCGAAATATATTCCGTTAAGCCAGTATTTCTTAATGAGCTGGAATTCGATCCCCTGCTTGCACAATCACTCCCGGACGAAACCGCGCGAAAATATCTTCTTGTTCCATTTAAAGAAGACAAGGAATATTTTTACATTGGCATGGGGTCGCCGGGGGATCTGTACGCAGTTGATGATGTTAAGTTCGCTGTAGGAAAAGAAGTCATCGTTTATGCATCAGCTCCGTCCGCTATCAGAAGGGCACAGAACGACCTTTACGGCAAACAGGATTCCCTCGTATCGGTAAAAGACCAGCTGGATGACTATGAAGAGGAACTTGATGACCTTGAAGTAGTGCAGACTCTTGGTTACGAAGATGAGGAAGAGGGATACGAGGATAGCAATCTCGAGGATGAATACTCACATATTATGGAAGGCCCCATAGTCGGTTTTGTAAATGCCATAATTGCCAAAGCCGTACGTACCGAAGTCAGTGATATTCATATAGAGCCTTACGAGAAATACCTCCGTATAAGATACAGGCGCGACGGTAAGTGCTTCGTGGTCAGAAAGCTTCCCAAGAAAGTGCAGCCTCAGATATTAAGCAGACTGAAAATAATGGCAAAAATGAATATAGCAGAGAGAAGAAAAACACAGGATGGTCGTATCAAGGCAGTAATCGATGGAAGATCAATTGACTTCCGTGTCAGCGCGGTCCCTACGGTTAACGGCGAGAAGATCGTTCTGCGTATTCTTGACAGGGGCAGCCTGGAGTTTGACCTGAGGGAACTTGGCTTTCCTGAAGACGCGCTGAAAGTATTCATGCAGGGAGTCAGCTCTCCATACGGTATTGTTCTGGTTACGGGCCCCACCGGAAGCGGCAAGACAACGACACTGTATTCTGCCCTGAGTTCGCTGAACACGGAGAACAGGAACATTCACACCGCTGAAGAACCGGTGGAATACAATATAGAAGGCTTAACTCAAACACAGATAGATTTCAGTATGGGATACGATTTCGCCACGGCTCTAAGGGCAATCCTCCGGCAGGACCCCAACATAATCATGGTGGGCGAAATTAGAGATCTGGAGACAGCGAGCATCGCGATAAAAGCTGCGCTCACCGGTCATCTTGTTTTTTCCACAATACACACCAACGACGCTCCCAGTACAGTGAACAGGTTGATCGATATAGGTATTAAACCATTCCTGGTTGCGTCATCTGTTCGAACAATCATGGCCCAGAGACTTGTCAGGAAAATCTGCAAAAATTGCAAGAGACCCCATGAGTACTCGGATGATGAATATCTGGCAGCGGGTGTTGACCCTGCTGAAATGGTTGGACATACAACATATAAAGGCAAAGGCTGCAGTAAATGTGGAGGCTCCGGTTACAGAGGAAGAATAGGGCTTTACGAAGTACTGCCAATTGATAAGAATATAAAACAGGCTATAATTGAAAAGGTCACTGCGGGCCAGTTACGTGTTTTGGGTGTGAAAAACGGGATGAGAACTCTCAGAATGGATGCTATTGCGAAGCTGAAGGCGGGTATTACAACACTTGATGAGGTTACCAAAATAGTTGAGGACGATCTGGAAGTGACAAAGGCCATGAAAGAATTGAAGAGCAGAACCGGTTAGCAGCAGACAGAGGAAGGACGTTCAGCATAATATGATTATTAAAACTCTGTTAAAGGAAATGATGGAAAGAAGGGCCACTGATCTTCATCTTACGGTTGGAACCCCTCCCGTTGTCAGGATAGACGGTGAGCTGGAAAGGATGGAGTACGATCCTCTTACTGCTCAGGATACACAGAATCTTATTTACAGCCTTCTCAAGGATGAACAGAAAAAAAGATTTGAGCTTGAGAAGGAGCTTGACTTCGCCTTCGGAATAAAAGGCCTCTCAAGGTTCAGAGCCAACGTATTTTTTCAGAGGGGCTGCGTTGCCAGTGCCATCAGATCCATTCCACATGAGATACTTTCATTCGATGAACTCGGAGTTCCGCATGCTGTAGAAACTTTCGCGGAGAAACGCCAGGGTCTGATTCTTGTCACCGGCCCTACAGGATGCGGTAAATCCACTACACTTGCCTCAATAATCAGAAAGGTCAACGCAACAAGGCATTGCCATATAATCACGATAGAGGACCCTATAGAATACGTGCACCATCACGATAAGGGTATCATCAATCAGAGGGAGATAGGGCAGGATACAAAGTCCTATGGAAATTCGCTGAGATATGTACTCAGGCAGGATCCCGATGTGGTACTTATTGGTGAGATGAGGGATATGGAAACCATGCAGGTAGCACTGAACATCGCGGAAACAGGCCACCTTACAATGGCTACACTGCATACCAATTCCACTTACGAATCCATCAACAGAATTATTGACTCGTTTCCAGCGCAAAGCCAGGATCAGGTAAGAAGCCAGTTGTCATTTGTAACTATAGGCGTTCTTACGCAGCAACTGGTTCCAAAGGCCAGAGGAACGGGCAGGGCGCTGGCGGCGGAGGTTCTTGTCTGTAATCCGGCGGTTAAAGCGACTATTCGACAGGATAAGCTTCACCAGATATACGGACTTATGCAGGCAGGTCACAAACACGGTATGAGGACCATGAACCAGTCTTTATTTGAACTGTACAAGAAGAAGGAAATCACGAGAGAAGTTGCCCTGGAGCGTTCCCACGATATCGGGGAACTTGAACAGATGATAGCAACCGGCAGAGAGATTATTTAGCGACAGGAGGCGGAAAATGCCTGAGTTCAGTTGGGAAGGAACAAACAGAGCCGGCAGAATGATGTCGGGGAAGATTTCTGCCTCGAAAAAGGCGGAAGCGCAAGAACTCCTCACTCAAAGAGGGGTGAATGTAACCAAGATCAAAGGTAAAGGGTTCGATATAGCCACCTTTGGCGTTATAGGAACGGGCGTGAAGGACAAGGAACTGGCGACCTTCACGCGGCAGTTCGCTGTGATGATCAACGCAGGGCTTCCACTGGTCAAATGTCTTCAGATACTCAGTCAACAGCAGGATAACAAGATTTTCGCGGAGGTTATCGAAGACGTTACATCGGATGTGGAAAAGGGAGGAACACTGGCGGATGCCCTGGGGCAGCACAGTAAAATATTCTCTGAGCTTTACGTGAACATGGTCGCCGCGGGTGAGCAGGGCGGTATTCTGGATACTATCCTTGACAGGCTTTCCATACACCTCGAGAAATCAACCGCTCTTAAAAGTAAAATAAAATCGGCCATGATGTATCCAATGGTAGTTCTGATAGTTGTTATCGTGGTCGTAATGGCTCTGCTGCTGTTCGTAATACCAATTTTCGAGCAGATGTTTGCTGACATGGGCGGCGAGCTGCCCGGACCAACGCGGTTCGTTGTAGGTCTTTCCGAATTCGTTCAGAAAAACATCGTTCTGATTCTGATAGGCTTTGCTGCTATTATAACTGCCTATAAAATGTACTACAAAACTAAAAACGGCGAGAAAGTTATCGATGCAATCAAGCTCAAAATGCCCA from Candidatus Aegiribacteria sp. includes these protein-coding regions:
- a CDS encoding LptF/LptG family permease gives rise to the protein MIFRILDRYLALRFIKMILISVSSFVIIFVSVDAFDHFTRWVDKDVSMGAFLTYYFYGLPYIIVLVLPVAVLLSSLFLISSLSRRNELVAMRGAGISVPRIFLPLLVVGALTSIFELGIGDFIVSNATYQQTQIKRVEIDGQEPINYSRRSNFAHRSPDGSILDIGFFNGKTEMMDDVTIEWFDDSSKVIRRLDMDRLVWFDSSWTGINTTDRIFGPSGALAFSTADTLTIPEITETPANFGSRQKAPGEMNFIELSNYIESVEKAGGDTRGDLVEFYLKFFFPLSNLIMVFVGAPLALRNPRSGKASSIGLAILLAFLFFSLLRFGQTLGHKGALPPLIAASIADIVFIALGLFLLSRASRV
- a CDS encoding LptF/LptG family permease — translated: MKKLQVYTLREFISPFLLSAGIFTFVMLLDKLLDLLDMIVSKGVPVRTVVEVFLLLLPSMVAVVIPMGVLAGVLMAVGRMESDLEVTAMKSSGISIFMLIKPLMLAAIVLAATMVLFNNYVLPDANHLAKNLLLDIGTMRPAAKIIPGMFVEDIENYRIIVEEKDDLTGELSNVVIHERIPGMPGRTITALKGKMEPVSANRFRLLLTDGQMHELSESGEYRKLDFAIYTVEITRSEELIRQNRDNRGDRELSAGHMRALVDSLQMQADTFEDSLICTGSAPILAMMNDSSISRGRGIFPPPDSVDARTYFNLSRNFMAQQSSDLRILADRKASLQRSISRYRVEIQKKYSIPFACIVFVLLGIPLGLSTRKGNAGIALGVSLLVILVYYLFLIAGEQLADRRMMSAFLSMWLPNIILGAFGTVLTIRSLHEGNPLPLGRLTAALVSFFRRFSGRHEINASNGMRDRGSR
- the tadA gene encoding Flp pilus assembly complex ATPase component TadA, giving the protein MNIKIGQLLLNSGIISNKQLEQALSRQSEDNNRLGFHLVQIQAISEADLNKFLARQQSIESSNLDKEDIDEDVINLITGDIARRYEVIPINRDGRKLIVAMTDPNNLFAIDDLRFSLGMDIEPHICASSMIKRALSKFYADSEAIVPIDEKNRNNSIHTSLADIDDDGLDADADMLIGDEVFESMIIQSDEEEEVEEDDLDFEIADSPVVKLVNSLIADAVRRGASDIHFEPFERFVRVRFRIDGVLHEVMRPSRKYRSAMVSRLKILGGMDIADHNLPQDGRQKILVGKRFVDLRLATLPTLFGEKVEVRLLDRSAVILDLEKLGFEEEPLKEFRKGIKRPFGIVLVTGPTGCGKTTTLYSAITELNDIGVNIMTAENPVEFNLKGINQVQMNSDVGLTFANALRAYLRQDPDIIMVGEIRDKETCEIAIRAALTGHLVLSTTHTNDAPSTINRLIDMGTEPFMLSTSVVCIASQRLIRKICPKCKTQIHVPDDVFADAGIDAERFRNIKLYEGTGCSYCNNTGYKGRIGIFEVMRIDDDIRRLIESDASSIELEKVALEKGMVNLREAAIRKLETGLTTFDEVLRETIANS
- the tadA gene encoding Flp pilus assembly complex ATPase component TadA; translation: MLSRLAMMLLESGMVTQDNIDQVLSSYGPGEIELADQLVAMGVVPEDLITEFLAEIYSVKPVFLNELEFDPLLAQSLPDETARKYLLVPFKEDKEYFYIGMGSPGDLYAVDDVKFAVGKEVIVYASAPSAIRRAQNDLYGKQDSLVSVKDQLDDYEEELDDLEVVQTLGYEDEEEGYEDSNLEDEYSHIMEGPIVGFVNAIIAKAVRTEVSDIHIEPYEKYLRIRYRRDGKCFVVRKLPKKVQPQILSRLKIMAKMNIAERRKTQDGRIKAVIDGRSIDFRVSAVPTVNGEKIVLRILDRGSLEFDLRELGFPEDALKVFMQGVSSPYGIVLVTGPTGSGKTTTLYSALSSLNTENRNIHTAEEPVEYNIEGLTQTQIDFSMGYDFATALRAILRQDPNIIMVGEIRDLETASIAIKAALTGHLVFSTIHTNDAPSTVNRLIDIGIKPFLVASSVRTIMAQRLVRKICKNCKRPHEYSDDEYLAAGVDPAEMVGHTTYKGKGCSKCGGSGYRGRIGLYEVLPIDKNIKQAIIEKVTAGQLRVLGVKNGMRTLRMDAIAKLKAGITTLDEVTKIVEDDLEVTKAMKELKSRTG
- a CDS encoding type IV pilus twitching motility protein PilT, with the protein product MIIKTLLKEMMERRATDLHLTVGTPPVVRIDGELERMEYDPLTAQDTQNLIYSLLKDEQKKRFELEKELDFAFGIKGLSRFRANVFFQRGCVASAIRSIPHEILSFDELGVPHAVETFAEKRQGLILVTGPTGCGKSTTLASIIRKVNATRHCHIITIEDPIEYVHHHDKGIINQREIGQDTKSYGNSLRYVLRQDPDVVLIGEMRDMETMQVALNIAETGHLTMATLHTNSTYESINRIIDSFPAQSQDQVRSQLSFVTIGVLTQQLVPKARGTGRALAAEVLVCNPAVKATIRQDKLHQIYGLMQAGHKHGMRTMNQSLFELYKKKEITREVALERSHDIGELEQMIATGREII